One stretch of Halobacillus litoralis DNA includes these proteins:
- the crcB gene encoding fluoride efflux transporter CrcB — protein sequence MLSKLLLVGAGGFIGAILRYGISQWISKRTVSTLPVATLFVNLLGSFTLGLLTGLDLSNFSVLFLGTGILGAFTTFSTFKLESVQLRFKKNWKIFVLYTVLSYTLGIALAWTGFQLGGIFSS from the coding sequence ATGCTCTCTAAACTCTTGCTTGTTGGTGCGGGCGGGTTCATAGGAGCGATCCTACGCTATGGAATCAGCCAATGGATCAGTAAACGTACAGTCTCCACTCTCCCTGTTGCCACCCTTTTTGTCAACCTGCTCGGCTCTTTTACACTCGGGCTTCTCACAGGTCTTGATCTCTCCAATTTCTCGGTGCTCTTCTTAGGCACAGGTATTCTCGGTGCTTTTACGACCTTTTCTACCTTCAAGTTGGAATCGGTCCAGCTTCGCTTCAAGAAGAACTGGAAGATTTTCGTCCTGTATACCGTCCTCAGCTACACGCTTGGGATTGCTTTAGCCTGGACCGGCTTCCAATTGGGAGGAATATTCTCCAGTTAA
- the crcB gene encoding fluoride efflux transporter CrcB: MIYFYVGIGGMIGASLRFLIGEWLKAPDQWFPYSTLTVNLTGSFLLAWFTMGIVEKFSLSSKWKAALGTGLVGSYTTFSTLSMDAVSLYERGDVVLSLLYIAISIFGGLALSMLGFTLGKRRAS, translated from the coding sequence ATGATTTATTTTTATGTCGGAATAGGTGGGATGATCGGCGCATCCCTTCGGTTTCTGATCGGCGAATGGCTGAAGGCGCCTGACCAGTGGTTTCCGTATTCGACGCTGACAGTAAATTTGACCGGGAGCTTTCTTCTGGCCTGGTTTACGATGGGAATCGTCGAGAAGTTTTCCCTTTCTTCAAAATGGAAAGCAGCTCTCGGTACAGGGCTGGTCGGGTCGTACACGACATTCTCCACCCTGAGTATGGACGCCGTTTCGCTCTATGAACGTGGAGATGTGGTCCTCAGCCTCCTTTACATAGCCATAAGCATTTTCGGTGGGTTAGCCTTATCTATGCTCGGTTTCACCCTTGGAAAAAGGAGGGCTTCCTGA
- a CDS encoding FtsW/RodA/SpoVE family cell cycle protein has translation MIRRILKNIDFTILFAVLALSAFGTVMVYSASMVSGVMVYEVTPDYFFNRQLMSWGIGLIALFLGIIFPYKNYRRLFKLILLGTVILLAAVFVFGHTSNNAQSWLPIPGLGKFQPAELAKMSLIIYMATIFTKKSGYIEDFTRALLPPIILMMLVVAMILKQPDLGTALIALAVSGLIIMSSGLKKVHLFSMIGIALAGAIFMYNFGLSEEQLSRFDGAYQPFEYADDAGYQLINSYLAIHNGGLFGTGLGAGVQKLGYLPEAHTDFIMAVIAEELGVVGVGVVLLLLGLIVLRGFYVSMESHDTFGRLLAIGVSGLIGIQAIVNLGGLTGLLPLTGVPLPFVSYGGTSLLMMMFSAGILINIHAISKIKKDQEQKAAA, from the coding sequence ATGATACGGAGAATTTTGAAGAACATAGATTTTACCATCCTATTCGCTGTATTGGCTTTGTCTGCTTTCGGTACGGTGATGGTGTACAGTGCCAGTATGGTCAGTGGTGTCATGGTTTACGAAGTAACCCCTGATTACTTTTTCAACAGGCAGTTGATGTCATGGGGAATTGGTTTGATTGCCCTATTCCTTGGGATCATCTTTCCTTACAAAAACTATCGAAGACTGTTCAAGCTGATTCTGCTTGGAACCGTCATCCTTCTTGCCGCAGTCTTTGTATTCGGACATACGTCCAACAATGCCCAATCATGGCTTCCGATTCCTGGACTTGGAAAATTCCAGCCGGCTGAATTGGCCAAGATGTCCTTGATCATTTACATGGCGACCATTTTCACGAAAAAGAGTGGGTATATTGAAGATTTCACGAGAGCGCTGTTGCCGCCGATCATTTTGATGATGCTGGTCGTAGCGATGATTTTGAAACAGCCGGATTTAGGGACAGCCCTGATTGCCCTCGCGGTATCCGGACTGATCATCATGTCGAGCGGATTAAAGAAGGTCCACCTCTTTTCCATGATCGGGATTGCTCTTGCAGGGGCGATCTTCATGTACAATTTCGGTCTCAGTGAAGAGCAACTCTCCCGTTTCGACGGTGCCTATCAACCGTTCGAATACGCCGATGATGCCGGGTACCAGCTGATCAACTCTTACCTTGCGATCCATAATGGAGGGTTGTTCGGCACAGGACTTGGTGCTGGCGTACAGAAACTCGGATACTTACCTGAAGCCCATACCGACTTTATCATGGCCGTCATTGCCGAAGAGTTAGGCGTAGTCGGTGTCGGTGTGGTGTTGTTGTTACTTGGTTTGATCGTGCTGCGTGGTTTCTATGTCAGTATGGAAAGCCATGACACGTTCGGCCGCCTGCTTGCCATCGGGGTCTCCGGTTTAATCGGGATCCAGGCGATTGTCAACCTTGGTGGTTTGACCGGCTTGTTACCGCTGACGGGGGTACCGCTTCCGTTTGTCAGTTATGGAGGAACATCGCTGCTCATGATGATGTTTTCTGCAGGAATTCTGATCAACATCCATGCCATATCAAAAATTAAAAAAGATCAGGAGCAGAAAGCAGCCGCCTAA